The Rhodobacter sp. CZR27 genome includes a window with the following:
- a CDS encoding VWA domain-containing protein, with the protein MSDELERLRRALAGDAVPEPDAAAKARALALAMENFDRSQGRAGRTRQGKDRPRRAGALNGVRGMSSLISSRFLLATTGSLAALCVALVVVLPSARDEAPGLPRPAVAPTLKTVPDAAAPEAVAPRMEAVPGKAVDRAGDAAPAPQPVPMADAAVDEAVTHAIAPPPSTEAFANAPQGRLHVTAEEPVSTFSIDVDTASYAIVRSSLEAGRLPPPDAVRIEEMINYFPYAYPAPEPGAPPFRTTVTVTPTPWNPGTRLVHIGLQGRQPEAGARPPLNLVFLIDTSGSMQHPAKLPLLKQSFGLMLGRLSPADQVAIVTYAGSAGEVLAPTPADQRQTILDALDRLDAGGSTAGEEGLRLAYRTAAGMSGAGEISRVILATDGDFNVGIADPEDLKTLIAEERDSGIYLSVLGFGRGNLDDATMQALAQNGNGQAAYIDRLGEAQKVLVDQLGGALFPIANDVKLQVEWNPATVAEYRLIGYETRALAREDFADDRVDAGEIGAGHSVTALYEITPADSPARLTDPLRYGEEAAPADRWAGELGFLKLRYKAPGETDSALIETPIPATLSEPSDDVRFAAAIAGFGQLLRGPDRLGDWGWPEAIALAEGARGVDPFGYRIEAVNLMRLAESLSRAE; encoded by the coding sequence ATGAGCGACGAACTCGAACGGCTGCGCCGGGCGCTGGCCGGGGATGCGGTCCCCGAGCCGGATGCCGCGGCGAAGGCGCGGGCGCTCGCGCTGGCGATGGAAAATTTCGACCGCTCCCAAGGACGGGCGGGCCGGACGCGTCAGGGGAAGGACCGCCCGCGACGGGCGGGTGCCCTGAACGGAGTGCGTGGCATGTCGAGTCTGATTTCCTCCCGGTTCCTGCTGGCGACGACGGGATCGCTGGCGGCGCTTTGCGTCGCGCTGGTGGTGGTGCTTCCCTCGGCCCGTGACGAGGCGCCGGGCCTTCCGCGGCCCGCCGTGGCCCCCACGTTAAAGACTGTCCCGGATGCGGCGGCCCCCGAAGCGGTCGCCCCCCGGATGGAAGCCGTGCCCGGCAAGGCGGTGGATCGGGCCGGCGATGCTGCCCCCGCGCCGCAACCGGTGCCGATGGCGGATGCCGCCGTCGACGAGGCGGTGACCCACGCGATTGCGCCGCCGCCCTCGACCGAAGCCTTCGCGAACGCGCCGCAGGGCCGGCTGCACGTGACGGCGGAAGAGCCGGTCTCCACCTTCTCGATCGACGTCGACACGGCAAGCTATGCCATCGTCCGCTCCAGCCTCGAGGCGGGCCGGCTTCCGCCGCCGGATGCGGTGCGGATCGAGGAGATGATCAACTACTTCCCCTACGCCTACCCCGCTCCGGAACCGGGAGCGCCGCCGTTCCGCACCACCGTCACGGTGACGCCCACGCCCTGGAACCCGGGCACGCGGCTCGTCCATATCGGGCTGCAGGGCCGCCAGCCCGAGGCCGGGGCGCGGCCGCCGCTGAACCTGGTGTTCCTGATCGACACCTCGGGGTCGATGCAGCACCCGGCCAAGCTGCCCCTGCTGAAGCAGTCCTTCGGGCTGATGCTGGGCCGGCTGAGTCCCGCGGATCAGGTGGCCATCGTCACCTATGCCGGATCGGCCGGCGAGGTGCTGGCGCCGACGCCGGCCGATCAGCGGCAGACGATCCTCGATGCGCTTGACCGGCTCGACGCCGGCGGGTCCACGGCGGGCGAGGAAGGGCTGCGTCTCGCCTACCGCACCGCCGCCGGCATGTCCGGCGCGGGCGAGATATCGCGCGTGATCCTGGCCACCGACGGCGACTTCAACGTCGGCATCGCCGATCCCGAGGACCTGAAGACCCTGATCGCGGAGGAGCGCGACAGCGGCATCTATCTTTCGGTGCTGGGCTTCGGCCGCGGCAACCTTGACGACGCGACGATGCAGGCGCTGGCGCAGAACGGCAACGGCCAGGCGGCCTATATCGACCGGCTGGGCGAGGCGCAGAAGGTGCTGGTCGACCAGCTGGGCGGCGCGCTGTTCCCGATCGCCAACGACGTGAAGCTGCAGGTGGAATGGAACCCGGCCACGGTGGCGGAATACCGTCTGATCGGCTACGAGACGCGGGCGCTCGCCCGCGAGGACTTCGCCGATGACCGTGTCGACGCGGGAGAGATCGGCGCCGGCCACTCGGTCACCGCGCTCTACGAGATCACGCCCGCCGACAGCCCGGCCCGGCTGACCGACCCGCTGCGCTATGGCGAGGAGGCCGCCCCGGCCGACCGCTGGGCCGGCGAACTCGGCTTCCTGAAACTGCGCTACAAGGCACCGGGAGAGACGGACTCGGCCCTGATCGAGACGCCGATCCCCGCCACGCTGTCCGAACCGTCCGACGACGTGCGCTTCGCCGCCGCCATCGCGGGCTTCGGCCAGCTTCTGCGCGGCCCGGACCGGCTGGGGGACTGGGGCTGGCCCGAGGCCATCGCGCTTGCCGAGGGGGCTCGCGGGGTCGATCCCTTCGGCTACCGGATCGAGGCGGTGAACCTGATGCGCCTTGCCGAAAGCCTGTCACGGGCGGAGTGA
- a CDS encoding Hsp20 family protein translates to MRTYDFSPLYRATVGFDRIADLMDRVLTNEVAQPTYPPYNIEKTAENSYRISIAVAGFTPEELAVEVKEGTLHVGARKAADDSGRTYLHRGIATRAFERRFALADHVRVTGASQEHGMLHIDLVRETPEALKPRRIEIARGGDVAAKAIEAAKEPVEA, encoded by the coding sequence ATGCGCACCTACGATTTCTCGCCGCTCTATCGCGCCACCGTCGGGTTCGACCGCATCGCCGACCTGATGGACCGCGTGCTGACCAACGAGGTCGCCCAGCCGACCTATCCGCCCTACAACATCGAGAAGACTGCCGAGAATTCCTATCGCATCTCGATCGCCGTCGCGGGCTTCACGCCCGAGGAACTGGCCGTCGAGGTGAAGGAAGGCACGCTGCATGTCGGCGCCCGCAAGGCGGCCGATGACAGCGGGCGGACCTACCTGCACCGTGGCATCGCCACCCGTGCCTTCGAGCGCCGCTTCGCCCTTGCGGACCATGTCCGCGTGACGGGCGCGAGCCAGGAACACGGGATGCTGCACATCGACCTCGTCCGCGAGACGCCCGAGGCGCTGAAGCCGCGCCGGATCGAGATCGCGCGCGGCGGCGATGTGGCGGCGAAGGCGATCGAGGCTGCGAAGGAGCCGGTCGAGGCCTGA
- a CDS encoding serine protease, whose product MRLIAILMLAATLALPATAEDAGLRSLETGDDSRGWNAVGKLRLGDLGFCTGALIRPDLVLTAAHCLFEKDSGARIDASTVEFLAGWRNGRAAAYRHVRRAIVHPDYVYSGEKPVDRVGFDLAVLELDQPIRLPSVVPFAVDRPPLSGDQVGVVSYAQGRAEVPSLQEICSVLGQMPGALVLSCSVDFGSSGAPVFTMRDGEPRVVSVVSAKAEINGTPVALGIDIEEPLQDVLDDLDSGDGLIRRVQPQVRTISGGHAGGAKFLRPEQR is encoded by the coding sequence ATGCGCCTGATTGCGATCCTGATGCTGGCCGCCACGCTGGCACTTCCCGCGACAGCCGAGGATGCCGGTCTGCGCAGCCTCGAGACCGGGGACGACAGTCGGGGATGGAACGCGGTCGGCAAGCTCAGGCTGGGCGATCTCGGCTTCTGCACCGGCGCGCTGATCCGCCCGGATCTGGTCCTGACCGCGGCACATTGCCTGTTCGAGAAGGACAGCGGCGCGCGGATCGATGCCTCCACCGTCGAGTTCCTCGCCGGCTGGCGCAACGGCAGGGCCGCGGCCTATCGCCATGTCCGCCGGGCGATCGTCCACCCCGACTACGTCTATTCTGGCGAGAAGCCGGTGGATCGCGTGGGCTTCGATCTTGCGGTGCTGGAGCTTGACCAGCCGATCCGTCTGCCCTCGGTCGTGCCCTTCGCCGTCGACCGCCCGCCCTTGAGCGGGGATCAGGTCGGCGTCGTCTCCTATGCCCAGGGCCGGGCCGAGGTGCCTTCGCTGCAGGAGATCTGCAGCGTGCTCGGCCAGATGCCGGGGGCCCTGGTGCTATCCTGCTCGGTCGATTTCGGCTCGTCCGGCGCGCCGGTCTTCACGATGCGCGACGGCGAGCCGCGGGTGGTCTCGGTCGTGTCGGCCAAGGCCGAGATCAACGGCACGCCGGTGGCGCTCGGGATCGACATCGAGGAGCCGCTTCAGGACGTGCTGGACGATCTCGACAGCGGCGACGGTCTGATCCGGCGGGTTCAACCCCAGGTGCGGACGATCTCGGGCGGCCACGCCGGCGGGGCGAAATTCCTGCGGCCGGAGCAGCGCTGA
- the glcF gene encoding glycolate oxidase subunit GlcF produces MQTNFTEEQLKDPGVARANEILRACVHCGFCTATCPTYQVLGDELDSPRGRIYLIKDMLEAGRPADEKTVKHIDRCLGCLACMTTCPSGVHYMHLVDHARDHIEKTYRRPPLERLMRWAVAQLLPYPGRFRLALRLAQLGRPFARLMPDARLKAMLALAPHHIPKASPNDRPQVFEATAPRRMRVALLTGCAQRALDTDINDATIRLLRRMGCEVVIPKGMGCCGALTHHMGRAEQSHGLAAKNIRAWIAEKRARGLDAVVINTSGCGTTIKDYGHIFRNDPLAAEAAEVSALALDVTELLERLGLPEGAPKGLRVAYHSACSLQHGQRIRQAPKDLLKRAGFEVTEPADPHLCCGSAGTYNLLHPEISAELQARKVATLEARRPDVISAGNIGCIMQIGSGTGIPVVHTVELLDWATGGPKPRRLDLGNDPP; encoded by the coding sequence TTGCAGACCAACTTCACCGAAGAGCAGCTGAAGGACCCCGGCGTCGCGCGCGCCAACGAGATCCTGCGCGCCTGCGTCCATTGTGGCTTCTGCACGGCGACCTGCCCGACCTATCAGGTGTTGGGCGACGAACTCGACAGCCCGCGCGGCCGGATCTACCTGATCAAGGACATGCTGGAGGCCGGGCGCCCCGCCGACGAGAAGACGGTGAAGCACATCGACCGCTGCCTCGGCTGCCTGGCCTGCATGACGACCTGCCCCTCGGGCGTGCATTACATGCACCTTGTCGATCACGCGCGCGACCACATCGAGAAGACCTACCGCCGCCCGCCGCTGGAGCGGCTGATGCGCTGGGCCGTGGCGCAGCTTCTGCCCTATCCGGGGCGGTTCCGGCTGGCGCTGCGGCTGGCGCAACTCGGCCGGCCCTTTGCCCGCCTGATGCCGGACGCGCGGCTGAAGGCGATGCTCGCGCTCGCGCCACACCACATCCCGAAGGCCAGCCCGAACGACCGGCCGCAGGTGTTCGAGGCGACGGCTCCGCGCCGGATGCGGGTGGCGCTGCTGACGGGCTGCGCGCAGCGGGCGCTCGATACCGACATCAACGACGCCACGATCCGCCTCTTGCGGCGGATGGGGTGCGAGGTGGTGATCCCGAAGGGCATGGGCTGCTGCGGGGCGCTGACCCATCACATGGGCCGCGCGGAGCAGAGCCACGGCCTCGCCGCGAAGAACATCCGGGCCTGGATCGCCGAGAAGCGGGCGCGCGGCCTCGACGCGGTGGTGATCAACACCAGCGGCTGCGGCACCACGATCAAGGACTACGGCCACATCTTCCGCAACGACCCGCTGGCGGCGGAGGCGGCCGAGGTCTCGGCCCTCGCGCTCGACGTGACGGAGCTGCTGGAGCGTCTCGGTCTGCCCGAAGGTGCGCCGAAGGGGCTGCGCGTCGCCTATCACTCGGCCTGCTCGCTGCAGCACGGCCAGCGCATCCGGCAGGCGCCGAAGGATCTGCTGAAGCGCGCCGGTTTTGAGGTGACCGAGCCGGCGGACCCGCATCTCTGCTGTGGCTCGGCCGGGACCTACAACCTGCTGCACCCCGAGATCTCGGCGGAACTTCAGGCCCGCAAGGTCGCGACGCTCGAGGCGCGCCGGCCTGACGTGATCTCGGCCGGCAACATCGGCTGCATCATGCAGATCGGCTCGGGCACCGGCATCCCGGTCGTTCACACCGTCGAACTGCTCGACTGGGCCACCGGCGGGCCGAAACCGCGACGTCTGGATCTTGGCAACGATCCGCCTTGA
- a CDS encoding FAD-binding protein: MQPATEEELAELVREARGPLRIVGGGTRAIGYTAGERLDTGGLSGIRLYEPGALTLVAGAGTALAEVEDVLGREGQRLPFEVPDLRGLLGREGRSTLGGVVAANASGPRRIQAGACRDSLIGVRFVDGTGTVIRNGGRVMKNVTGYDLVKLMAGSHGTLGILTEVAFKLLPVPEAEATLALSGLSAAQAVAAMAVALGSPFDVSGAAHWPGRGTFLRIEGFAASVEYRAERLAALLAEFGAVGRVESPWPAIRDVAPFHGSEGDVWRLSVKPSDAPGIAARAGGEVLFDWGGGLIWALVEPGTDLRARIAPFAGHATRVRGGASLPQIPTFQPELLPLAGIAAGLRAKFDPRGLFNPGLMA, encoded by the coding sequence ATGCAGCCTGCGACGGAAGAGGAGCTGGCCGAACTCGTGCGCGAAGCGCGTGGCCCGCTCAGGATCGTCGGAGGCGGCACGCGCGCCATCGGCTACACGGCGGGCGAGCGGCTCGATACCGGCGGACTCTCCGGCATCCGGCTCTACGAACCCGGCGCGCTGACGCTGGTCGCCGGTGCCGGAACTGCGCTTGCGGAGGTGGAGGACGTTCTCGGCCGCGAGGGCCAGCGCCTGCCGTTCGAAGTGCCGGACCTGCGCGGGCTCCTGGGGCGCGAGGGCCGCTCGACGCTGGGCGGCGTGGTGGCGGCAAATGCCTCCGGCCCACGCCGCATTCAGGCCGGCGCCTGCCGCGACAGCCTGATCGGCGTGCGCTTCGTGGACGGCACGGGCACGGTGATCCGCAACGGCGGCCGGGTGATGAAGAACGTCACCGGCTACGACCTCGTGAAGCTGATGGCGGGCAGCCACGGCACGCTCGGGATACTGACCGAGGTCGCCTTCAAGCTGCTGCCGGTGCCGGAGGCAGAGGCGACGCTTGCGCTTTCCGGTCTCTCGGCGGCGCAGGCGGTGGCGGCGATGGCGGTGGCGCTGGGCTCGCCCTTCGACGTCTCGGGCGCGGCACACTGGCCGGGGCGGGGGACCTTCCTGCGGATCGAGGGCTTCGCGGCCTCGGTCGAGTACCGCGCGGAACGCCTCGCCGCGCTTCTCGCCGAGTTCGGCGCGGTCGGGCGCGTGGAGAGTCCGTGGCCGGCGATCCGCGACGTGGCCCCCTTCCACGGCAGCGAGGGCGACGTCTGGCGCCTTTCGGTCAAGCCCTCCGACGCCCCGGGCATCGCCGCCCGAGCCGGTGGCGAAGTCCTTTTCGACTGGGGCGGCGGCCTGATCTGGGCGCTTGTGGAGCCGGGCACCGACCTCCGCGCCCGAATCGCGCCCTTCGCCGGCCATGCCACGCGGGTCCGGGGCGGCGCCTCCCTCCCGCAGATCCCGACCTTCCAGCCCGAGCTGCTGCCTCTGGCCGGCATCGCCGCGGGCCTGCGCGCGAAGTTCGACCCGCGCGGACTGTTCAATCCGGGCCTGATGGCCTGA
- a CDS encoding FAD-linked oxidase C-terminal domain-containing protein has product MDMPTPDAGVLARKSRIVERLRAVLPSDAVVHDEAETRAYECDALTAYRCPPLVAVLPRTTEEVSAVLRLCHEEGVPVVPRGSGTSLAGGALPTADCVILGIARMNRVIETDYDNRFIRVQAGRTNLSVTGAVEADGFFYAPDPSSQLACAIAGNIGMNSGGAHCLKYGVTTNNLLGVTMVLMDGTVVEIGGAHLDAPGLDLLGVICGSEGQLGVVTEATLRILPKPEGARPVLMGFASNEVAGACVSDIIRAGILPVAIEFMDRPCIRATEAFAHAGYPDCEALLIVEVEGSPAEIDDQLARIVEIAKRHHPVELRESRSEEESRRIWLGRKSAFGAMGQINDYMCLDGTIPVTELPLVLRRIGEMAAEAGLEVANVFHAGDGNMHPLILFNANKPGDLERCEALGARILKLCVEVGGCLTGEHGVGVEKRDLMTVQFSPADLEAQMRVKDVFDPRWLLNPAKVFPLDATAARRAG; this is encoded by the coding sequence ATGGACATGCCGACACCGGACGCGGGCGTCCTGGCCCGCAAGTCCCGCATCGTCGAGCGGCTGCGCGCCGTGCTGCCCTCGGACGCCGTGGTGCATGACGAGGCCGAGACGCGGGCCTATGAATGCGACGCGCTCACGGCCTATCGCTGCCCGCCACTGGTGGCCGTGCTGCCGCGCACGACCGAGGAAGTCTCAGCCGTCCTGCGCCTGTGTCACGAGGAGGGCGTGCCGGTGGTGCCTCGCGGCTCGGGCACCTCGCTGGCCGGTGGGGCGCTGCCCACGGCGGACTGCGTGATCCTCGGCATCGCGCGGATGAACCGGGTGATCGAGACCGACTACGACAACCGCTTCATCCGCGTGCAGGCGGGGCGGACCAACCTCTCGGTCACCGGCGCGGTCGAGGCCGACGGCTTCTTCTACGCGCCCGATCCCTCCAGCCAACTGGCCTGCGCCATCGCCGGGAACATCGGCATGAACTCGGGCGGGGCGCATTGCCTGAAGTACGGCGTGACCACGAACAACCTGCTGGGCGTGACCATGGTGCTGATGGACGGTACCGTGGTCGAGATCGGCGGCGCGCATCTCGACGCGCCGGGGCTGGACCTGCTGGGCGTGATCTGCGGCTCCGAGGGCCAGCTGGGCGTCGTGACCGAGGCGACGCTGCGCATCCTGCCCAAGCCCGAGGGGGCGCGGCCGGTGCTGATGGGCTTCGCCTCGAACGAGGTGGCGGGGGCCTGCGTGTCGGACATCATCCGCGCGGGAATCCTGCCCGTCGCGATCGAATTCATGGACCGCCCCTGCATCCGCGCCACGGAAGCCTTCGCCCACGCGGGCTATCCCGATTGCGAGGCGCTGCTGATCGTCGAGGTCGAGGGCTCGCCCGCCGAGATCGACGACCAGCTTGCCCGCATCGTCGAGATCGCGAAACGCCACCACCCGGTGGAGCTGCGCGAAAGCCGGTCGGAGGAGGAGAGCCGGCGGATCTGGCTGGGACGCAAGTCGGCTTTCGGCGCGATGGGGCAGATCAACGACTACATGTGCCTCGACGGGACGATCCCGGTGACGGAACTGCCGCTTGTCCTGCGCCGGATCGGCGAGATGGCTGCCGAGGCGGGGCTCGAGGTCGCCAACGTCTTCCACGCCGGCGACGGCAACATGCACCCGCTGATCCTGTTCAACGCGAACAAGCCCGGCGATCTGGAACGGTGCGAGGCGCTGGGCGCCCGCATCCTGAAGCTCTGCGTCGAGGTCGGCGGCTGCCTGACCGGAGAGCATGGCGTGGGCGTGGAAAAGCGCGACCTGATGACGGTGCAGTTCTCGCCGGCCGATCTCGAGGCGCAGATGCGGGTCAAGGACGTGTTCGACCCGCGCTGGCTGCTGAATCCGGCCAAGGTGTTCCCGCTCGATGCAACGGCCGCGCGCCGTGCGGGTTGA
- a CDS encoding DUF599 domain-containing protein encodes MISMPAALAPLDLVAVTLLLVAWLGTGWLCEHPPASRPSVSLLMKHYRRAWMREMVERSPRIFDASVIDSLRRGTAFFASGSMIAVGGGMALIGDPDRLATLVRDLTLPADTVRLELRVILVMFIVANAFLKFVWSHRVFGYCAILMAAVPNEASDPRAQPLAAQAAEININAARNFNSGLRAVFFALAALGWLLGPLALIATTLATSFVILRAEFASGTRAAILDQTRQD; translated from the coding sequence ATGATCAGCATGCCCGCCGCCCTTGCACCGCTCGACCTTGTCGCCGTGACCCTTCTGCTTGTCGCATGGCTGGGGACGGGATGGCTGTGCGAGCATCCGCCGGCCTCTCGGCCCTCGGTCTCGCTGCTGATGAAGCACTATCGCCGGGCGTGGATGCGCGAGATGGTGGAACGCTCGCCGCGCATCTTCGACGCCAGCGTGATCGACAGCCTGCGGCGCGGGACGGCCTTCTTTGCCTCGGGCTCGATGATCGCCGTCGGCGGCGGCATGGCGCTGATCGGCGATCCCGACCGGCTGGCGACGCTGGTCCGGGACCTGACGCTGCCCGCCGACACGGTGCGGCTCGAGTTGCGGGTGATCCTTGTCATGTTCATCGTCGCCAATGCCTTCCTGAAGTTCGTCTGGTCGCACCGCGTTTTCGGCTATTGCGCGATCCTGATGGCGGCGGTGCCGAACGAGGCCTCGGACCCCCGGGCGCAGCCGCTGGCCGCGCAGGCTGCCGAGATCAACATCAACGCGGCGCGCAACTTCAACAGCGGGCTGCGCGCGGTGTTCTTCGCGCTGGCGGCGCTTGGCTGGCTGCTCGGGCCGCTGGCGCTGATCGCGACGACCCTGGCCACGTCCTTCGTGATCCTGCGGGCCGAATTCGCCTCGGGCACCCGTGCGGCGATCCTCGACCAGACGCGGCAGGACTAG
- a CDS encoding DUF4159 domain-containing protein, with amino-acid sequence MWMLGPVGFTAPWLLLGLVLLPVLWILLRAVPPAPIRRRFPGVALLLGLTDEQTETDKTPWWLLLLRMLAVAAAIIAFAGPVLNPQVREPGTGPLLILLDGGWADARDWPRRLDRAEALAEEAAREGRPVAVVRLTDRPEPPAFQSAADWQGRLSALVPHPWLPDLAPWAAALPEGRFDSFWLSDGLSQAGREDLLSALEARGAVTVFESPRPVLALRPAGFADGAVQLSVLRQPAADAVSVDVSARGLDPAGIERELARVPIEFGLGADEAKAALSLPPELRNRISRFEIAGVRSAGAVSLTDDSLKRRKVALISGRAGREQLQLLSPTHYLRQALEPVADLIDGSLEDVLLASPDVIVLADVARLTQAEQDGILDWLDEGGLLLRFAGPQLATSDVSRMSEDPLMPVRLREGGRTVGGAMSWGEPKTLAPFAEGSPFHGLPVPPEVSVTAQVLAQPDPELAGRTIAALADGTPLVTRKPVGQGQVVLVHVTANAEWSNLPLSGLFVQMLERLAVSTRPAAPEAANLAGQVWVPEVVLDGFGAPLDAGEVAGVPGEVLAEGVPGPTLLPGLYAGADRRVALNAVQADTALSPAVWPDRIAVEGLETEEEQALKGAFLAGALALLLLDVLAALAVSGRLGTRVGAVRGAAVLVLVLGAAPQARAQEDTFAVEATAAVHLAYVETDDAQVNRLAEAGLRGLGYRLRERTSVEPGEPMGLDIETDELAFFPFIYWPVTATQPMPSAAAYSRLNDYLRTGGMILFDTRDADMAGAGGSTPEARRLQALAAPLDIPPLEVIPQDHVLTRTFYLLQDFPGRYANAPVWVEAAPPDAEQAEGMPFRNLNDGVTPVVIGGNDWASAWAVDERGMELLPVGRGYTGERQREISWRFGINLVMHVLTGNYKSDQVHVPALLERLGQ; translated from the coding sequence ATGTGGATGCTCGGACCCGTCGGCTTCACCGCGCCATGGCTGCTTCTCGGCCTCGTCCTGCTGCCGGTGCTGTGGATCCTGCTGCGCGCTGTGCCGCCCGCGCCGATCCGCCGGCGGTTTCCCGGCGTCGCGCTGCTCCTCGGCCTGACCGACGAGCAGACCGAGACCGACAAGACGCCATGGTGGCTTCTGCTTCTGCGGATGCTGGCGGTGGCCGCGGCCATCATTGCCTTCGCCGGGCCGGTGTTGAACCCGCAGGTGCGCGAGCCGGGGACGGGGCCGCTGCTGATCCTGCTCGACGGCGGCTGGGCCGACGCTCGCGACTGGCCGCGCCGGCTCGACCGTGCCGAGGCGCTGGCCGAGGAAGCGGCGCGCGAGGGGCGCCCCGTGGCCGTTGTGCGCCTGACCGACCGTCCCGAGCCGCCCGCCTTCCAGAGCGCGGCCGACTGGCAGGGGCGCCTCTCGGCCCTCGTGCCGCATCCCTGGCTGCCGGACCTCGCCCCCTGGGCCGCCGCGCTGCCCGAGGGTCGGTTCGACAGCTTCTGGCTCTCGGACGGCCTGAGCCAGGCTGGCCGGGAGGACCTTCTATCGGCGCTCGAGGCGCGCGGGGCGGTCACGGTCTTCGAAAGCCCAAGGCCCGTGCTGGCCCTGCGCCCCGCGGGCTTCGCCGACGGAGCCGTTCAGCTCTCGGTGCTGCGCCAGCCTGCGGCGGATGCGGTTTCGGTCGATGTCTCGGCGCGCGGTCTCGATCCGGCCGGGATCGAGCGTGAACTGGCCCGCGTTCCGATCGAATTCGGCCTTGGCGCCGACGAGGCGAAGGCGGCGCTGTCGCTGCCGCCCGAGTTGCGCAACCGCATCTCGCGCTTCGAGATTGCGGGCGTGCGCTCGGCCGGTGCGGTCAGCCTGACCGACGACAGCCTGAAGCGCCGCAAGGTGGCGCTGATCTCGGGGCGCGCGGGGCGCGAGCAGCTTCAGCTTCTGTCGCCCACCCATTACCTGCGGCAGGCCCTGGAGCCGGTGGCCGACCTGATCGACGGCTCGCTTGAGGACGTTCTGCTGGCCAGTCCCGACGTGATCGTGCTGGCCGACGTGGCGCGGCTGACGCAGGCCGAGCAGGACGGCATCCTCGACTGGCTGGACGAGGGCGGCCTGCTTCTCCGCTTTGCCGGACCGCAACTGGCTACCTCGGACGTGAGCCGGATGTCCGAGGACCCGCTGATGCCGGTTCGGCTGCGGGAAGGCGGCCGCACGGTGGGCGGTGCGATGAGCTGGGGCGAGCCGAAGACCTTGGCGCCCTTCGCCGAAGGCTCGCCGTTCCACGGCCTGCCGGTCCCGCCGGAAGTGTCCGTGACCGCGCAGGTCCTGGCGCAGCCCGATCCAGAGCTGGCCGGCCGCACCATCGCGGCGCTGGCGGACGGCACTCCGCTGGTGACGCGCAAGCCGGTGGGGCAGGGGCAGGTGGTGCTGGTCCATGTGACCGCAAATGCCGAGTGGTCGAACCTGCCGCTCTCGGGCCTCTTCGTGCAGATGCTGGAGCGGCTGGCGGTCTCGACCCGGCCCGCCGCGCCCGAGGCCGCCAATCTCGCCGGGCAGGTCTGGGTGCCTGAGGTGGTGCTGGACGGCTTCGGCGCCCCGCTCGACGCGGGCGAGGTCGCGGGCGTGCCGGGCGAGGTTCTGGCCGAGGGCGTGCCGGGACCGACGCTGCTGCCCGGCCTCTATGCCGGGGCCGACCGTCGCGTCGCGCTGAACGCCGTGCAGGCGGATACCGCGCTTTCGCCCGCCGTCTGGCCGGACCGGATCGCGGTCGAAGGGTTGGAGACCGAGGAGGAGCAGGCGCTGAAGGGCGCCTTCCTCGCGGGGGCGCTCGCGCTACTCCTGCTCGACGTGCTGGCGGCGCTGGCGGTCTCTGGCCGGCTCGGCACCCGCGTCGGCGCGGTGCGGGGGGCGGCGGTGCTGGTCCTTGTGCTGGGCGCCGCGCCGCAGGCCCGCGCGCAGGAGGATACCTTTGCCGTCGAGGCCACCGCCGCCGTCCATCTGGCCTATGTCGAGACGGACGACGCGCAGGTGAACCGGCTGGCCGAGGCGGGGCTGCGTGGCCTTGGCTACCGCCTGCGCGAGCGGACCTCGGTCGAGCCGGGCGAGCCGATGGGTCTCGACATCGAGACGGACGAACTCGCCTTCTTTCCCTTCATCTACTGGCCGGTGACCGCCACGCAGCCCATGCCCTCGGCCGCGGCCTACAGCCGGCTCAACGATTACCTGCGCACCGGCGGCATGATCCTGTTCGACACGCGCGACGCCGACATGGCCGGCGCGGGCGGCTCGACGCCCGAGGCGCGCCGCTTGCAGGCGCTCGCAGCGCCGCTGGACATTCCGCCGCTCGAGGTGATCCCTCAGGACCATGTGCTGACCCGCACCTTCTACCTGTTGCAGGATTTCCCGGGCCGCTACGCCAACGCACCCGTCTGGGTCGAGGCCGCGCCCCCCGATGCCGAGCAGGCCGAAGGCATGCCCTTCCGCAACCTGAATGACGGCGTGACGCCGGTGGTGATCGGCGGGAATGACTGGGCCTCGGCCTGGGCGGTGGACGAGCGCGGGATGGAGCTTCTGCCCGTCGGCCGCGGCTATACCGGCGAGCGGCAGCGCGAGATCTCGTGGCGCTTCGGGATCAACCTCGTCATGCATGTGCTCACCGGCAACTACAAGTCGGACCAGGTTCACGTGCCGGCGCTGCTGGAAAGGCTGGGCCAGTGA